From the genome of Geobacter sp. SVR, one region includes:
- the dptG gene encoding DNA phosphorothioation-dependent restriction protein DptG: MIPVRLILPSTLDDMPKTNTLNSYWPLRNNKNEFNWDVVVGLFLGAACRQQIQGYSQDELIADCRKAFEDKLDDVDFWNILEQMYFENGAFYKIAPECLLFRAQKTNIKAADVRIASMYLGLLNGVDLSNYLCSEVNFIEQQIVDVLRKKITPGLISSGEYPYLPFLSECFQKDLLFLSSKPKYMLGEFKNFLSFYGFLYCSQLALNLPEWRKGAPKSKPLYFIMDNEKASSERTEIQRYGWRSFHEAANTLFPLLSMLENLQLEDKKSVRYPLWYMAESLKDHKDAYLYRDSIKKFALAFKEQRNLSTEMKQSNDVLDWLDNLQKLAVAQFGKDLTDSSRYDVNRKYVNELVELICGGFVQSRGRAGRVLVINQDNLILLTNISIGNNDKLRFHELVRAFENRGVYLDKQTQQKLIEFYERIGNVERMSDSGDAVYVRKTI, encoded by the coding sequence ATGATTCCAGTTCGACTTATTTTGCCTTCTACTTTAGATGATATGCCTAAAACAAACACACTAAATAGTTACTGGCCTCTAAGAAATAACAAGAATGAATTCAATTGGGACGTAGTTGTCGGTTTATTTCTTGGAGCTGCGTGTCGGCAACAAATTCAAGGATATTCTCAGGACGAACTCATTGCGGATTGTCGTAAAGCTTTTGAAGATAAATTGGATGACGTAGACTTCTGGAACATTTTGGAGCAGATGTATTTCGAGAATGGAGCTTTTTACAAAATTGCGCCTGAGTGTTTACTGTTTCGTGCACAGAAAACTAACATTAAGGCTGCTGACGTGCGTATTGCATCAATGTATTTGGGTCTTTTGAATGGTGTAGATTTGTCGAACTACCTTTGTTCAGAAGTTAATTTTATTGAGCAACAAATAGTCGATGTACTTCGCAAAAAAATCACTCCAGGGTTGATTTCTTCTGGTGAGTATCCGTACCTGCCCTTTTTATCTGAATGCTTTCAAAAAGACCTTCTCTTCCTCTCTAGCAAGCCAAAATATATGCTTGGCGAGTTCAAAAATTTTCTCTCTTTTTATGGCTTTCTCTATTGTTCACAGCTTGCTTTAAATTTACCTGAGTGGCGTAAAGGTGCTCCAAAATCAAAACCTTTATATTTCATAATGGATAATGAGAAAGCAAGTTCAGAGCGAACTGAAATTCAACGCTATGGCTGGAGATCTTTCCACGAAGCAGCCAACACACTATTCCCATTGTTATCAATGCTTGAAAATCTCCAGCTTGAAGACAAAAAATCAGTTAGATATCCCTTATGGTATATGGCTGAATCTTTGAAGGATCATAAAGATGCTTATCTCTATAGAGACTCAATTAAGAAATTTGCGCTTGCCTTTAAAGAACAGCGTAATTTGAGCACAGAAATGAAACAGAGCAATGACGTCTTGGATTGGCTCGATAACTTGCAAAAACTTGCAGTAGCTCAGTTTGGGAAAGATCTTACTGACTCATCTCGATATGACGTAAATAGGAAATATGTGAATGAGCTGGTAGAGCTTATTTGTGGTGGTTTTGTACAGAGTCGAGGACGTGCCGGTCGAGTGTTAGTAATTAACCAAGATAATCTAATCCTCTTAACCAATATTTCGATTGGTAATAATGACAAACTTAGATTCCATGAATTGGTTCGAGCTTTTGAAAATAGAGGCGTTTATTTGGACAAGCAAACACAACAGAAGCTGATTGAATTTTATGAACGTATTGGAAATGTAGAGCGAATGAGTGACAGTGGAGACGCGGTATATGTCAGAAAAACAATTTGA
- the dptF gene encoding DNA phosphorothioation-dependent restriction protein DptF, with product MESATNLREALNVLKKSSPQAVEVERPDRSRDILKKYLYIETSIERDFRKRLESIESGQIIFLCGSSGDGKSAILTRYSNEYAHKANFHLDATHSSAPHQDAITTLDQIFNDAKKSSRPLVIGINIGMMGNYAEGGSEENDTIKSSMRAHLNNESTPANHIYLDFERYPKFVFGDNGQFSEFAKALMMRLTMIGNNPFRDLLEQDKHSKNDPRLTVNFNLLALESVQDVLIETLLKSRLVKDQFMTARSLLDFIHQLLTGEGYLFDNLFAGADNELCQRIKLFDPSSLRTKHIDQFILQFGLGLVNAEFEEFRTYLAAFGITEINSPASYIRLFFLLRYDQFGNNFHHSFTGDFSDELINMYAKFWSLHTQYDGIKDSQIDLQKNFYNKILLAAIHNYMNRNAGTLKKGQYFIGEYNGYQLAAPLEVKVDFEAIQNDCYDKIGYFNAYLKVSGKQLPALPVNINLLELMIKLTQGYRPNKHDKNTIVILDEVVDRITDFANKSGILLITNGIAQYEVSDQGNDMFSVSGV from the coding sequence GTGGAAAGTGCAACGAATCTCAGAGAAGCATTAAATGTACTCAAAAAATCATCTCCTCAGGCAGTTGAAGTTGAGCGCCCAGATCGTTCGAGGGACATCCTGAAAAAATATTTGTACATTGAAACAAGCATTGAAAGAGACTTCAGGAAAAGACTTGAATCAATAGAATCAGGCCAAATTATATTTTTGTGCGGAAGTAGTGGCGATGGGAAGTCGGCAATATTAACCCGATATAGCAATGAATATGCTCACAAAGCCAATTTTCATCTCGATGCTACCCATAGCTCAGCCCCCCACCAAGATGCTATTACGACACTCGATCAAATTTTTAATGATGCAAAGAAGAGTAGTCGGCCTCTCGTTATTGGTATCAATATTGGAATGATGGGAAACTACGCAGAAGGTGGGTCAGAAGAGAATGATACTATCAAAAGTTCAATGCGAGCCCATCTGAACAATGAGTCCACACCGGCAAATCATATATACCTCGATTTTGAACGATACCCAAAATTTGTTTTTGGTGATAATGGGCAATTTTCGGAATTTGCAAAAGCATTAATGATGCGGCTCACAATGATCGGAAATAATCCATTTCGGGATCTGCTGGAACAAGATAAACATTCAAAGAATGACCCTAGACTGACTGTAAATTTCAACTTGCTTGCATTGGAGTCCGTTCAAGACGTCTTGATTGAGACGTTGCTAAAATCGCGATTAGTTAAAGACCAGTTCATGACGGCTCGCTCCCTGCTAGATTTCATCCACCAATTACTTACGGGTGAGGGCTATCTGTTCGACAACCTTTTTGCAGGGGCAGATAACGAACTATGTCAACGGATTAAATTATTTGATCCGAGTTCATTGAGAACGAAGCATATTGATCAATTTATCCTTCAATTTGGCCTGGGATTAGTTAATGCTGAATTCGAAGAATTTAGAACATACCTCGCCGCTTTTGGCATTACCGAAATTAATAGTCCAGCATCATACATTCGGTTGTTTTTCCTACTTCGTTATGATCAGTTTGGAAACAACTTCCATCATTCATTTACTGGAGATTTTTCAGATGAACTTATCAATATGTATGCAAAGTTTTGGAGTCTGCATACTCAATACGACGGTATCAAAGATTCTCAAATTGATCTTCAAAAGAATTTTTACAACAAAATACTGCTTGCAGCTATCCACAACTATATGAATCGGAATGCAGGAACACTAAAAAAAGGTCAGTATTTTATTGGTGAATATAATGGCTACCAACTAGCTGCACCATTAGAGGTAAAAGTAGACTTTGAGGCAATACAAAATGACTGTTATGACAAGATTGGTTACTTCAACGCTTACCTAAAGGTTTCAGGCAAACAACTGCCAGCACTGCCTGTAAACATCAATCTTCTTGAACTCATGATTAAACTAACTCAGGGTTATCGGCCAAATAAACACGATAAAAACACAATTGTTATTCTTGATGAAGTTGTTGATAGAATTACTGACTTTGCAAATAAAAGCGGAATATTGCTTATAACCAACGGTATTGCACAATACGAAGTTTCTGATCAAGGTAATGATATGTTCTCAGTAAGTGGAGTTTAA